The region ATACATTTTACGTATAGAAAGTGTAACTCTTTCAAAAGTTGGGTGGTTTTAAAATTCTTAAGACTAGAAGGTATTATGCAACGTTGGTGAATGGCTGGCCTTTgtatttaatttgaattgattatTGTCCCCACTTTTTCAGGTGGATTTAAGCCAAACGTTTAGGTTTTTGATAAACATTATGAGATAAATGTGGGAATCATGTTTGTAGTATACATGCACAGCCCTCTGTGTTCTCTAAGCCAGAACTATATATTGATTTTCTCTAATGCTTGTTTTCATTTTGTACAAGTTACACACATACTGCCAACCTGGTCATAAAATCTAGTGACCCACTTCAGATCTTTAGATCTCTAGAGTTTTGGTTTGACACAATTTTTGTTTGTCTGATGTTTCTACATGTAAGCTCTTTATTTTTTTTTGGGAAATGAACATAAGATTAAGCTTAGGACTTTGCCTTGGCCCCTTCTAGTAACCCGTGTAGCCTTTGCTTTGATCAATTCCATTTCTAATATTAATGTTGTTGCTGTTATCCAGGGAGACATTCCACTCCAGGGAGACTTCTCTGCAGAACATATGATATTTGGTGGTGGGTTTTCAAACATTGTTTTCTTTGTTATGAAATGTAACCGCATCTCTATTTTTTAAAAGCTCTAAATATCACGAGAAAAAAATAATCATACCATATTATGATGTCCTTCAATAAACTCCTATTAAGGAAAAAATTTAGTAAAATAATGAACACTGAAACCGTGTTATGTATATAAAGTGTTGCATGCAGTTCCACATGATATTTGGTTATTCAAAACAATTGCTCTTTAATCTTAATGTATAAAAAATCTAAAATGCTCCCCCTGTGTTTTACAGTCGAAGGCATTGATCCAGACAGGAGAGACAAGTTGATTGAGCTGCTTGATATAGATCTGCAGTGGCGAATGCATAAGGTTTCCGATGGGCAGCGGCGTAGAGTGCAGATCTGTCTGGGTCTTCTTCTTCCATATAAGGTATAAAGGATCAAATTTCCTAGGGAATTTGTATGTGGTAGTTATGCTGTTGTGGACAATGTCAGTGTGTCAATGGTTTCACCTGAGTGTGAACTTTGTACACCTACTTTATCAGTTTATCTTGGCCTCCATCTCTTGAAATAAAAAACCCTTTGAATTCTAGTAATTTGTTGTCTTTTGAATTGCACACACTTCAAGAGTAACTCTTGCAAAAGCTATTCTTCTAAAAACTCACAATATACATTAAATTTTATTAATCCACTAGCTAAGTATTGCGATATTATATTAGTGATCATGAACATTAAGTTTTAGATGAAATTGTACATTTGTAGTTATGCAATCTTGTAGTCCGCGTTTATTTGTTGTTTAAAATATATATTATGGATCAAATTGAAGTTGTTTGATGAATTATCAAGTCATTTACGTATTTATGAAAATTTGTAGACTGGGATCTACTTAAAAAGAACTTTTACTTCGATAGTATTTTATGTGAACAAAGAGTAATAAATATATGCATTTTGACAAGATTTACTCTTCGAGTAAGCAAATGCCCAATATGATATCTAATAATTGGTTAATGTATTTTGATTTATTTATGCGTGTGACAGTGTGGCTGTGTGAGTGTGTATTTATTAATGCACGAATTCAAAATCAATCCAATCTAAAGCTGTAACCCTTGATTGACATTTCAGGTCCTCTTGCTGGATGAGGTTACAGTTGACCTGGATGTTGTTACCCGAATGGATTTATTGGAATTCTTCAAGGAAGAATGTGAGCAGGTATTCACTAGCTCTGTATATTTGCATGCTAAAACATGCAGAATGTAGGTTTGAGAAAACTGCAACGAGGATGGCCTCAATGCAAAAGAACTAAAACGAGTAATCTTAAAAAATATTGAATGAGTTTGATCTTTAGTTTCTACAAGAGTCAAAGAATATCCTGTATATTGTCCCAACAGGCCTATTAAAGTATTCATGGAGCCCATCTTGCAAAGGCTAGGAAGTTGGGTTCAGAAACAATAACTATTTTCTTATGTTTTTATTTGACGCAGAGAGAAGCTACAATTGTATATGCAACTCACATTTTTGATGGACTAGAGACATGGGCAACTCATTTGGCATACATACAAGAAGGTGAACTAAGAAAAGCAGAAAAAATATCAGATGTTAATGAGTTGAAATCTTCAACTAATCTACTATCTGTTGTTGAGTCCTGGCTCCGTGCTGAAACAAAGATTGAAAAGAAGAAACCCGTCAACAATACATCTAATGCTCAAGGGAATTCATTCGCTAGCTCTCCATTCTTTTCATCCAGACACATGGCATATTATCGATAGTCTCCATCGATACCAGTTGGTTATGAAAATAATTTGAGTGGCGAAAATATGTACTGTAAGTGTGAATTGTCATTCCATATATATGGTTATACAACACCAAATAATTTTTTGGCTAGGTTTTGTATCTGTCTTAGTCATGATTAAATGTGTAATGTTCCCTTATATATAGCTATATCACTCCCTTCAAGCTCCAATTGAACAGCTTTTAGCGGCTTATTTCTTTTATGTATTTCTCTGCCGATAATATATGTTTAAAGAAGCATGCTTAAATCATAGCTTTATAATTTGTTCAGTGTGTAATAAAATCAATAATTTGTTCAGTGTGTACTAAAATCACGTGGGGCTGTCTTTTGCCCATAACTGAAACAAACTTGTGTAAAAGTATAATTAAGGCAACATGTGTCATTGTTTGCTAAGTATACGTTGATATATATTAAATCAACTACTTCATCAGATTTTGAGGGCAATCTGTGTCttctttatgtttttttttttcCGATCAAATGAGCTTCTTGTTGCTATACAATGCATTGGTTATTCTAAAAAGTGGTATTTTGTACTAATTCCAACCGAACCAATTTCATTTTCTTCTCTCTATTAACCATTTTTCTGGTTTAGACCAATGTCTGTGTCTGATCAACCTGCAATATGTTAT is a window of Lathyrus oleraceus cultivar Zhongwan6 chromosome 6, CAAS_Psat_ZW6_1.0, whole genome shotgun sequence DNA encoding:
- the LOC127091870 gene encoding ABC transporter I family member 21, whose translation is MAKEKQQENENSGGIRVQGMQFSYDGLQQLPPLFLDFNLHVSPGSRCLLVGANGSGKTTLLKILAGKHMVGGKDVVRVLNCSAFHDTQLVCSGDLAYLGGSWSKNVGCAGDIPLQGDFSAEHMIFGVEGIDPDRRDKLIELLDIDLQWRMHKVSDGQRRRVQICLGLLLPYKVLLLDEVTVDLDVVTRMDLLEFFKEECEQREATIVYATHIFDGLETWATHLAYIQEGELRKAEKISDVNELKSSTNLLSVVESWLRAETKIEKKKPVNNTSNAQGNSFASSPFFSSRHMAYYR